In Carassius carassius chromosome 46, fCarCar2.1, whole genome shotgun sequence, the following proteins share a genomic window:
- the LOC132128931 gene encoding alpha-enolase isoform X1 — protein sequence MSILKIHAREIFDSRGNPTVEVDLYTKKGLFRAAVPSGASTGIYEALELRDNDKTRYLGKGVKRAVKYVNEFLAPALCNQNVSVLEQEKIDELMLDMDGTENKSKFGANAILGVSLAVCKAGAAEKGVPLYRHIADLAGNPEVILPVPAFNVINGGSHAGNKLAMQEFMILPVGASNFKEAMRIGAEVYHNLKNVIKQKYGQDATNVGDEGGFAPNILENKEALELLKSAISKAGYTDKIVIGMDVAASEFYKGGKYDLDFKSPDDPSRYISPDQLADIYKSFVKDYPVVSIEDPFDQDDWEAWSNFTASTNIQVVGDDLTVTNPKRIAKAVSDKACNCLLLKVNQIGSVTESLQACKMAQSNGWGVMVSHRSGETEDTFIADLVVGLCTGQIKTGAPCRSERLAKYNQLLRIEEELGDKARFAGKNFRKPI from the exons ATGTCCATCCTGAAGATCCATGCTCGTGAAATCTTTGACTCCCGTGGAAACCCCACTGTGGAGGTTGATCTCTACACCAAGAAAG GTCTCTTCAGAGCTGCAGTGCCCAGTGGCGCTTCTACTGGCATCTATGAAGCCCTTGAACTCCGTGACAATGACAAGACACGTTATCTGGGCAAAG GGGTGAAAAGAGctgttaaatatgtaaatgagttCTTGGCCCCTGCTTTGTGTAATCAG AACGTGTCAGTCTTGGAGCAGGAGAAGATCGATGAGCTGATGCTTGATATGGATGGCACTGAAAACAAGT CAAAGTTCGGTGCTAATGCCATCCTGGGTGTTTCCCTGGCTGTGTGCAAGGCTGGTGCTGCAGAGAAGGGCGTCCCACTCTACCGCCACATCGCAGACCTCGCTGGCAACCCAGAAGTCATTCTCCCCGTCCCT GCCTTCAATGTTATCAACGGCGGCTCCCACGCCGGCAACAAGCTGGCCATGCAGGAGTTCATGATCCTGCCTGTCGGTGCCAGCAACTTTAAAGAGGCCATGCGCATTGGTGCTGAAGTTTATCACAACCTGAAGAATGTCATTAAGCAGAAGTACGGCCAAGATGCCACCAATGTGGGCGATGAAGGTGGCTTCGCTCCCAACATCCTTGAGAACAAAGAAG CTCTGGAGCTGCTGAAGAGTGCCATTAGCAAAGCCGGCTACACCGACAAGATTGTGATCGGCATGGATGTGGCTGCCTCTGAGTTCTACAAGGGTGGCAAGTACGACCTGGACTTCAAATCACCTGATGACCCCAGCCGTTATATCAGCCCCGACCAGCTGGCTGACATCTACAAGAGCTTTGTCAAGGATTATCCTG TGGTCTCCATTGAGGATCCATTTGACCAGGATGACTGGGAAGCCTGGAGCAACTTCACTGCCAGCACTAACATCCAGGTGGTGGGTGATGACCTCACTGTGACCAACCCCAAGCGCATCGCTAAAGCCGTGTCTGACAAGGCCTGCAACTGCCTGCTGCTCAAAGTCAACCAGATCGGATCCGTCACCGAGTCCCTTCAGGC CTGTAAGATGGCCCAGTCTAATGGATGGGGTGTGATGGTCAGTCACCGTTCTGGGGAGACAGAGGACACCTTTATCGCTGACCTTGTGGTCGGACTCTGCACTGGCCAG atCAAGACTGGTGCTCCCTGCCGGTCTGAGCGCCTGGCCAAGTACAATCAGCTGCTGAG GATTGAGGAGGAGCTTGGTGACAAGGCTCGTTTTGCTGGCAAGAACTTCAGGAAGCCCATCTGA
- the LOC132128931 gene encoding alpha-enolase isoform X2: MSILKIHAREIFDSRGNPTVEVDLYTKKGLFRAAVPSGASTGIYEALELRDNDKTRYLGKGVSKAVEHINKSIAPALVSQNVSVLEQEKIDELMLDMDGTENKSKFGANAILGVSLAVCKAGAAEKGVPLYRHIADLAGNPEVILPVPAFNVINGGSHAGNKLAMQEFMILPVGASNFKEAMRIGAEVYHNLKNVIKQKYGQDATNVGDEGGFAPNILENKEALELLKSAISKAGYTDKIVIGMDVAASEFYKGGKYDLDFKSPDDPSRYISPDQLADIYKSFVKDYPVVSIEDPFDQDDWEAWSNFTASTNIQVVGDDLTVTNPKRIAKAVSDKACNCLLLKVNQIGSVTESLQACKMAQSNGWGVMVSHRSGETEDTFIADLVVGLCTGQIKTGAPCRSERLAKYNQLLRIEEELGDKARFAGKNFRKPI, translated from the exons ATGTCCATCCTGAAGATCCATGCTCGTGAAATCTTTGACTCCCGTGGAAACCCCACTGTGGAGGTTGATCTCTACACCAAGAAAG GTCTCTTCAGAGCTGCAGTGCCCAGTGGCGCTTCTACTGGCATCTATGAAGCCCTTGAACTCCGTGACAATGACAAGACACGTTATCTGGGCAAAG GTGTCTCAAAAGCTGTTGAGCATATCAATAAATCAATTGCACCTGCTCTGGTTAGCCAG AACGTGTCAGTCTTGGAGCAGGAGAAGATCGATGAGCTGATGCTTGATATGGATGGCACTGAAAACAAGT CAAAGTTCGGTGCTAATGCCATCCTGGGTGTTTCCCTGGCTGTGTGCAAGGCTGGTGCTGCAGAGAAGGGCGTCCCACTCTACCGCCACATCGCAGACCTCGCTGGCAACCCAGAAGTCATTCTCCCCGTCCCT GCCTTCAATGTTATCAACGGCGGCTCCCACGCCGGCAACAAGCTGGCCATGCAGGAGTTCATGATCCTGCCTGTCGGTGCCAGCAACTTTAAAGAGGCCATGCGCATTGGTGCTGAAGTTTATCACAACCTGAAGAATGTCATTAAGCAGAAGTACGGCCAAGATGCCACCAATGTGGGCGATGAAGGTGGCTTCGCTCCCAACATCCTTGAGAACAAAGAAG CTCTGGAGCTGCTGAAGAGTGCCATTAGCAAAGCCGGCTACACCGACAAGATTGTGATCGGCATGGATGTGGCTGCCTCTGAGTTCTACAAGGGTGGCAAGTACGACCTGGACTTCAAATCACCTGATGACCCCAGCCGTTATATCAGCCCCGACCAGCTGGCTGACATCTACAAGAGCTTTGTCAAGGATTATCCTG TGGTCTCCATTGAGGATCCATTTGACCAGGATGACTGGGAAGCCTGGAGCAACTTCACTGCCAGCACTAACATCCAGGTGGTGGGTGATGACCTCACTGTGACCAACCCCAAGCGCATCGCTAAAGCCGTGTCTGACAAGGCCTGCAACTGCCTGCTGCTCAAAGTCAACCAGATCGGATCCGTCACCGAGTCCCTTCAGGC CTGTAAGATGGCCCAGTCTAATGGATGGGGTGTGATGGTCAGTCACCGTTCTGGGGAGACAGAGGACACCTTTATCGCTGACCTTGTGGTCGGACTCTGCACTGGCCAG atCAAGACTGGTGCTCCCTGCCGGTCTGAGCGCCTGGCCAAGTACAATCAGCTGCTGAG GATTGAGGAGGAGCTTGGTGACAAGGCTCGTTTTGCTGGCAAGAACTTCAGGAAGCCCATCTGA